The Salinigranum marinum genome contains a region encoding:
- a CDS encoding DEAD/DEAH box helicase has translation MDDPVTRAEEMQTAYRDYFIGRGGRAARSVANRLADAEDDITGMRGPYLQALDIPNWSTQSWEAFARSAQLEPHIRRAFSKIGFERLYDFQERSVEAILRGDDTVITAATGRGKTEAWLIPILNRILETKRRGDDDENTSVKATLIYPTKALAQDQLKRLLQYLYLINKQLKSKHRITVGIYDGDTPRNVSESGAEGYLNATFRHFECPGYNDDLEKCRDCGGGVRIRNMGSQFKLIPEKADCEDDAPNDVPLDFLRLTKHDILKNGVDILLTNPDTINYRLINTNAEDEHERFIYEPEFLVFDEVHTYDGLFGSYTSMLMKRVQALRAARETNDLQLVASSATVENDVELFQKVGGAVDVTQVSESPRELDAVLPSTVPEPFITDTLSVNQILRATVDPDTSVPGLKSFDYTLEDASRYDRDRRETVVADALFDHLTAASDDSGVQVVQYVHQLLYDDPLTRQELHDELTTVLSLGEEEAESLVVNVRTLGEFSGILENRSHMFSWPIDGFYACPVCDAVHRSPQDNCRECGFDFVTRSTYCRHCSDEHLVAWYCPACDQLEPYTPTEHGSVDRDEVHVCQRCETAHDEVVEMIRTTFQPYLLCCDCDQMTERTTTRECDNCGARTVRTNSETFTCVNPACESTHRAERTCQSCDGTDFEVISCDGRFDCPDCGTMYDRSDESPHDCIQCGSTLGSTRYIPWVCTNDDCDRIHFEGNPERCDCGATSFVKRGLFEVHHDQHCHSCDTAFLGSDGCDCDEQEIHPRTGSHQAYKTLDTRGWIHNMSDQSSAVPCPHPYARYEIGRRFDELMRSPNNLAATTSQYLLRAVADDEGQQAAKLLSFADSHRDMKELSRDFSEPEVETLLDQLLIRGATSDDEATWSPFKNVLQYADETIENLNETLEPPRVAQNVEFDLKSRLKNQPRKRWDDGDALRDRLTRRAFSHVYSQRLGERDEPLSAVGLLDVRFEPGLDGISADKRAIIRELVDKGNDYRVENFDDPTPDRSAETVVAELVDQDILAYGHTETYVSFDPSALSVTVAGQGDGIGFDPNTERYYTTLQHQFGLDRARAVPSNASLPERACSSHPRFTQRAHRIEYSGTRILISEEYLGTTDKRKRRELEFLFREENYPHHLSSGPTMELGVDIGALDALLLYGTPPNMNAYLQRVGRAGRSSHSSMVHSVSQRNPIDYYYYDHPDELIDTDPTPVPLNEHNEEVLRISLSWAVFDYVAATFSIPWDVSHHGRARSIDGGDTYHRRSTRDAVDREDASKLTHVMSLPADTLSLGSDDSKLSVLGEVVNDHRSDINNHLGTLLDYQYCEDCERRYAADDDRPVCERDDCDGRVLHAGDRFDHLIEDVLDHFEDRYITHFQEHEQSLEDELADLRRSNRQLRRDMQRAGPDDRGRIMRERRGLQDRIDVLEDYLSDLGRSSYFDFLRESKESKYDFSMRSVATTAGLTLVDEGYDRRTIGDQGSGRAMRMALSELHPGAAYLDGRETYTVARVRFDEKSGSDLRETVNATVDDENHLAEELVCPACHATYGLDAAGCDCEADVPLKRRRLAVLDSVDAYHDNLQLTSEGDEARYLHAEPNQEVQNTYAERETSILEFEPNRTFELQTDEGERLGTLEYGDYSVLLHTDGYRTKYKSGEVDPQENLFEVCGEENCPGVIYRDGDDERRCSADSEHFPDGRGANSEFARLGYQYDTQGVRIDLCDRNLSHTLSHGLRVTLQYLGGVTIRELAEHVGEDRIDVFESQEGGSDVARLLFERSDGVFRAFDRGVELMRTQFHCDCENGCPSCLYQYGCDVRNDQRSFDRDGLLAILERRGLSIQPVEDRTVGEQFTN, from the coding sequence ATGGACGATCCCGTCACCCGCGCGGAGGAGATGCAGACGGCCTACCGCGACTACTTCATCGGTCGTGGTGGGCGTGCTGCGCGGAGTGTGGCTAATCGGCTCGCAGACGCTGAGGACGACATCACTGGGATGCGCGGTCCGTACCTCCAGGCGCTCGACATCCCGAACTGGAGTACTCAGTCATGGGAGGCGTTTGCCCGCTCAGCACAACTGGAGCCGCACATCAGGCGTGCGTTCTCGAAGATCGGATTCGAGCGACTGTACGACTTTCAGGAGCGGAGTGTCGAAGCAATCCTCCGGGGTGACGACACGGTTATCACGGCTGCGACGGGGCGGGGGAAGACCGAGGCATGGCTCATCCCGATACTCAATCGGATTCTGGAGACCAAGCGTCGCGGAGACGATGATGAGAACACGAGCGTCAAGGCTACGCTCATCTATCCGACGAAAGCTCTCGCACAGGACCAATTGAAACGTCTCCTGCAGTACCTATATCTAATCAACAAGCAACTGAAGTCGAAGCATCGGATCACTGTAGGGATTTACGACGGCGATACCCCACGCAACGTCAGCGAGTCTGGTGCCGAAGGGTATCTCAACGCCACGTTCCGGCACTTCGAGTGCCCTGGGTACAATGACGATTTGGAGAAGTGTCGAGACTGCGGCGGTGGGGTCCGAATCCGAAATATGGGCTCCCAGTTCAAACTAATTCCGGAGAAGGCCGATTGCGAGGACGACGCACCAAACGACGTCCCGCTAGACTTCCTCCGGCTGACGAAACACGACATCCTCAAGAACGGGGTCGACATCCTACTCACGAACCCGGACACGATCAACTACAGGCTCATCAACACCAATGCAGAGGACGAACACGAGCGGTTCATCTACGAACCAGAGTTCCTCGTGTTCGACGAGGTCCACACCTACGATGGCCTGTTCGGGAGTTATACGTCGATGCTGATGAAGCGCGTTCAGGCATTGCGTGCGGCCCGGGAGACCAACGACCTACAACTCGTCGCCAGCAGCGCTACCGTCGAGAACGACGTCGAACTGTTCCAGAAGGTGGGTGGCGCTGTCGACGTCACGCAGGTGAGCGAGTCACCTCGAGAACTCGACGCGGTACTGCCCTCTACCGTACCAGAACCATTCATCACCGACACCCTGTCGGTCAATCAGATTCTCAGAGCCACAGTTGACCCCGACACCAGCGTTCCGGGGCTGAAGTCGTTCGATTACACGCTGGAGGACGCGTCACGGTACGACCGCGACCGAAGAGAGACAGTCGTGGCCGACGCCCTCTTCGATCATCTCACCGCCGCGAGCGACGATTCCGGTGTTCAGGTGGTACAGTACGTCCACCAGTTGCTGTACGACGACCCGTTGACCCGGCAGGAACTCCACGACGAACTGACAACCGTGCTGAGCCTCGGTGAAGAGGAGGCAGAGTCGTTGGTCGTCAACGTTCGCACCCTCGGGGAGTTCTCGGGAATCTTGGAGAACCGAAGCCACATGTTCTCCTGGCCAATCGACGGCTTTTACGCATGTCCAGTCTGCGACGCGGTCCACCGATCACCACAGGACAATTGCCGGGAGTGTGGCTTCGACTTCGTCACGCGGTCGACTTACTGCCGGCACTGTAGCGACGAGCACCTCGTCGCGTGGTACTGTCCGGCGTGCGACCAACTCGAGCCGTATACTCCCACCGAGCACGGGTCAGTCGATCGAGATGAGGTGCACGTCTGCCAGCGCTGTGAGACTGCCCATGATGAGGTCGTCGAGATGATCCGCACGACCTTCCAGCCCTATCTCCTGTGTTGTGACTGCGATCAGATGACCGAGCGGACGACGACACGCGAGTGCGATAACTGTGGCGCACGGACTGTCAGGACGAATTCGGAGACGTTCACCTGCGTTAACCCCGCGTGCGAGTCGACACATCGGGCCGAGCGAACGTGCCAGTCCTGTGATGGAACTGACTTCGAGGTCATCTCTTGCGACGGGCGTTTCGACTGTCCTGACTGTGGGACGATGTACGATCGGTCCGATGAGAGTCCTCACGACTGCATCCAGTGTGGGTCGACACTCGGCTCAACCCGGTACATCCCATGGGTCTGCACAAACGACGATTGTGACCGGATCCACTTCGAGGGCAATCCCGAGCGGTGTGATTGCGGTGCCACATCGTTCGTAAAACGCGGCCTGTTCGAGGTTCACCACGACCAGCACTGCCACTCCTGTGACACCGCGTTCCTGGGTTCTGACGGGTGTGACTGTGACGAACAGGAAATCCACCCCCGAACCGGTTCCCACCAGGCGTACAAGACCCTCGACACCCGGGGTTGGATCCACAATATGAGCGACCAGTCGTCGGCGGTCCCCTGCCCCCACCCATACGCGAGGTACGAGATTGGCCGACGATTCGACGAACTGATGCGGAGCCCGAACAACTTGGCGGCGACGACTTCGCAGTACCTGTTGCGAGCGGTCGCCGACGACGAGGGTCAACAGGCGGCCAAACTCCTCTCATTCGCGGACTCGCACCGCGATATGAAGGAACTCAGCCGCGATTTCTCGGAACCAGAGGTCGAGACGTTGCTGGATCAGTTGCTGATCCGCGGCGCCACGAGCGACGACGAAGCCACGTGGAGTCCTTTTAAAAACGTTCTGCAGTACGCGGACGAAACGATCGAGAATCTCAACGAGACGCTGGAACCGCCCCGGGTGGCCCAGAACGTCGAGTTCGACCTCAAGTCTCGATTGAAGAACCAGCCTCGGAAGCGGTGGGACGACGGAGATGCGCTCCGGGATCGACTCACCCGACGGGCGTTTTCCCATGTCTACAGCCAGCGTCTGGGTGAGCGCGATGAACCGTTGTCGGCGGTCGGCCTCCTCGACGTGCGGTTCGAACCCGGACTGGACGGGATTTCGGCCGACAAACGGGCGATAATTCGCGAACTGGTCGACAAGGGCAACGACTATCGCGTCGAGAATTTCGACGACCCGACACCCGACCGATCTGCTGAGACCGTGGTCGCGGAGTTAGTCGATCAGGACATCCTCGCTTACGGTCACACCGAGACGTACGTCTCGTTCGACCCCTCGGCGCTCTCGGTCACGGTCGCTGGGCAAGGCGACGGAATCGGCTTTGATCCTAATACTGAACGGTACTACACCACGCTCCAGCATCAGTTCGGTCTGGACCGCGCGAGGGCAGTCCCATCGAACGCCTCACTCCCGGAGCGTGCCTGTTCCTCGCACCCGCGGTTCACCCAGCGCGCACACCGAATCGAGTACTCCGGGACGCGGATTTTGATCTCAGAGGAGTATCTGGGGACGACAGACAAGCGCAAGCGCCGCGAACTGGAGTTCCTCTTCCGCGAGGAGAACTACCCGCACCACCTCTCCTCGGGACCGACGATGGAACTGGGCGTCGACATCGGAGCACTCGATGCACTCCTGCTGTATGGGACGCCGCCGAATATGAACGCCTACCTCCAGCGAGTCGGGCGTGCGGGCCGGAGTTCGCACTCGTCGATGGTACACTCGGTAAGCCAGCGAAATCCCATTGATTACTACTACTACGACCACCCCGACGAACTCATCGACACCGACCCGACGCCGGTACCACTGAACGAACACAACGAGGAGGTACTCCGTATCTCGCTGTCCTGGGCCGTCTTCGACTACGTGGCAGCTACCTTTTCGATCCCCTGGGACGTCAGCCATCACGGCCGCGCCCGGTCGATCGACGGAGGTGACACCTACCACCGTCGGAGTACCCGTGATGCGGTTGACCGCGAGGACGCCAGCAAACTCACTCACGTCATGTCCCTGCCGGCGGACACGCTGTCACTAGGGAGCGACGATTCGAAACTGTCGGTCCTGGGCGAGGTCGTAAACGACCACCGATCGGACATCAACAACCACCTTGGTACTCTACTCGATTACCAGTACTGCGAGGACTGCGAGCGGCGGTACGCGGCCGATGACGATCGACCGGTGTGCGAACGCGACGACTGTGACGGCCGGGTACTCCATGCCGGTGACCGGTTCGATCACCTCATCGAGGACGTCCTCGACCATTTCGAGGACCGGTACATCACCCACTTCCAGGAGCATGAGCAGTCGCTGGAGGACGAACTGGCCGACCTACGGCGCAGCAATAGGCAACTCCGGCGCGACATGCAGCGTGCTGGCCCCGACGACCGTGGCCGGATCATGCGCGAGCGGCGGGGACTTCAGGACCGAATCGATGTCCTCGAGGACTACCTCTCGGATCTTGGTCGATCGAGCTACTTCGACTTCCTCCGGGAGTCGAAAGAATCGAAATACGACTTCTCGATGCGCAGTGTCGCGACGACTGCCGGCCTGACACTGGTCGACGAAGGCTACGACCGCCGGACGATCGGTGACCAGGGAAGCGGTCGCGCGATGCGGATGGCGCTCTCAGAACTTCATCCCGGCGCGGCGTACCTCGACGGTAGGGAGACGTACACTGTTGCCCGTGTTCGTTTCGACGAGAAATCAGGATCGGACCTCCGGGAGACGGTGAACGCGACGGTAGACGACGAGAATCACTTAGCCGAGGAACTGGTCTGTCCGGCGTGTCACGCTACCTACGGCCTTGACGCGGCTGGGTGCGACTGTGAAGCGGACGTACCGCTGAAACGGCGCCGGCTCGCCGTGCTAGACTCAGTCGACGCATATCACGACAATCTCCAGTTGACCTCGGAAGGCGATGAGGCCCGGTACCTGCACGCCGAACCAAATCAGGAAGTTCAGAACACTTACGCCGAACGCGAGACGTCGATTCTCGAGTTCGAACCTAATCGGACGTTTGAACTCCAGACCGACGAGGGAGAACGACTCGGGACCTTGGAATACGGCGACTACTCGGTGCTCCTGCACACAGACGGCTACCGGACGAAGTACAAGTCTGGCGAAGTTGACCCTCAAGAAAATCTCTTCGAGGTCTGTGGCGAGGAGAACTGTCCGGGCGTGATCTACCGGGACGGCGATGACGAGCGGCGGTGTAGCGCCGATTCCGAGCACTTCCCAGACGGCCGAGGAGCGAACTCGGAATTTGCCCGACTCGGGTACCAATACGACACGCAGGGAGTCCGGATTGATCTATGCGACCGCAACCTCTCGCACACGCTGTCCCATGGCCTACGAGTCACACTGCAGTACCTTGGCGGAGTCACCATCCGTGAACTTGCCGAACACGTCGGCGAAGACCGGATCGATGTCTTCGAGTCGCAGGAGGGCGGGTCTGACGTAGCCCGACTCCTCTTCGAGCGGTCCGACGGGGTGTTCCGTGCTTTCGATCGCGGGGTTGAACTCATGCGAACACAGTTCCACTGTGACTGCGAGAATGGGTGTCCGTCGTGTCTCTACCAGTACGGCTGTGACGTCCGGAACGACCAGCGGTCGTTCGACCGCGATGGACTCTTGGCGATCTTAGAACGACGGGGGCTCTCGATTCAACCAGTCGAGGACCGCACGGTAGGCGAACAGTTCACCAACTAA
- the csa3 gene encoding CRISPR-associated CARF protein Csa3, with amino-acid sequence MRTYLAPLGFDSRRVVRPVLSEGLDEEDRVVLLQPATGSERGEDAYEEVKDVLTQVVPDLELVSETLPYSDFVETTLYCIDLIQVAEAETIIILGGGARELLLPLTVATFASADYVDTILQVGDIDSSVRQIPKLTLRGSVSDAEAGLLADLNEFRLPLSISQIATELDRSKSTIARHVSSLESEGFVSTAKDGRSKAVSVSDSGRLFLKTWERSRLS; translated from the coding sequence ATGCGCACCTACCTAGCCCCCCTTGGCTTCGACAGTCGCCGCGTCGTGCGGCCAGTTCTGAGCGAGGGCCTCGATGAGGAGGATCGGGTCGTTCTTCTTCAACCTGCCACCGGTTCGGAGAGGGGAGAAGACGCGTACGAAGAGGTCAAGGATGTCCTGACGCAGGTCGTTCCCGACCTCGAACTGGTGTCCGAAACCCTGCCGTACTCGGACTTCGTCGAGACAACGTTGTACTGTATCGATCTCATACAGGTAGCGGAAGCGGAGACGATTATCATTCTTGGTGGCGGCGCTCGCGAGCTGCTCCTTCCGTTGACCGTTGCGACGTTCGCCAGCGCCGACTACGTCGACACAATTTTGCAAGTCGGTGATATCGATAGCAGTGTTCGTCAAATCCCCAAGTTGACCCTGCGTGGAAGCGTTTCGGACGCTGAGGCAGGTCTACTTGCAGATCTGAACGAGTTCCGATTGCCGCTGTCGATCAGTCAGATAGCCACCGAACTGGATCGTTCGAAGAGCACGATAGCCCGGCACGTCAGTAGTCTCGAGAGCGAAGGGTTCGTATCGACTGCCAAGGACGGTCGGTCGAAGGCAGTTTCAGTGTCCGATAGTGGGAGGTTGTTTTTAAAAACATGGGAGCGGTCACGGCTCAGTTGA